The following proteins come from a genomic window of Thermoproteus sp.:
- a CDS encoding histone deacetylase family protein: MKVYYTEAFKGHEVGAGHPENPRRLDYALAGVRDADVVAIEPRLRDDVRERVETAHRRDYVNYIEDLCNTGSLMELDGDTWISPGTCRAAYMAVSAVLDALDSTEHVYILARPPGHHAGTSGRALTAPTQGFCIFNTAAIGALYLEGVAVVDIDVHHGNGTQEILYDKDVLYISTHQDPLTIYPGTGFPDEVGRGRGEGYNVNVPMPPGLGDDGFKKAVDEIIMPILRQYGPRRIIVSLGWDAHKEDPLADMGLSLNGYRHAIRSLLSLGVPVVFLLEGGYNYDVLREGSKVLVREVAGLGYAPPEEQTASDHRVWNKFSATLKEVKAIHSKYWRLD; this comes from the coding sequence TATACTATACTGAAGCCTTTAAGGGCCACGAGGTTGGCGCTGGGCATCCCGAAAATCCGCGGCGCCTCGATTACGCCCTCGCGGGGGTCAGAGATGCCGACGTCGTGGCGATCGAGCCGCGACTTAGAGACGACGTGCGGGAGCGCGTAGAGACGGCGCATAGACGCGACTACGTAAATTATATCGAAGATTTATGTAATACGGGCTCCCTCATGGAGCTGGACGGAGACACGTGGATATCGCCAGGGACCTGTAGGGCAGCCTATATGGCCGTGTCGGCGGTACTTGACGCCTTGGACTCTACAGAGCATGTATACATATTGGCCAGACCTCCCGGCCATCACGCAGGGACTTCGGGGAGGGCCTTAACGGCGCCGACGCAGGGGTTCTGTATATTTAATACGGCCGCCATAGGCGCTCTATACCTAGAGGGGGTCGCCGTGGTCGATATAGATGTACATCACGGCAACGGGACGCAAGAGATTCTATACGACAAAGACGTGCTCTACATATCAACACACCAAGACCCTCTGACCATATATCCCGGCACCGGCTTCCCCGACGAGGTGGGGAGAGGCAGAGGCGAGGGGTATAACGTAAACGTGCCCATGCCTCCGGGGCTGGGCGACGACGGGTTCAAGAAGGCTGTCGACGAGATAATAATGCCCATATTGAGGCAGTACGGCCCCAGGAGGATAATAGTGTCTCTGGGTTGGGATGCGCACAAAGAGGACCCGCTAGCCGATATGGGCCTCAGCCTCAACGGCTATCGCCACGCCATAAGGTCTCTGCTGTCTTTGGGAGTCCCTGTCGTCTTTTTGCTCGAGGGTGGATACAACTACGACGTATTGCGGGAGGGGTCTAAGGTGTTGGTGAGGGAGGTGGCGGGGCTGGGCTATGCGCCTCCTGAAGAACAGACCGCCAGCGACCACCGCGTCTGGAATAAATTCTCCGCGACGTTAAAAGAGGTGAAGGCGATACATTCTAAGTACTGGCGGCTAGATTAG